In Ferribacterium limneticum, a genomic segment contains:
- a CDS encoding integrase domain-containing protein, with amino-acid sequence MSTSTFTNTSRLRRRVQGATGSGPTTHQPARRQEWASLSPAEILAHYRPGKADPLQVLNVLLELFNTQHTALDKTVSHKTRQERADFLRRFFRDLKLKANFATMPDPRNLGDRHIRAIVAVWREEKLAPSTIQTYLSFLRGLALWIGKPGFIHPPAYYGLTLREYQRDENAQRDKSWTAAGIDIDTVIEQTIAFDRYVGASLGLIRVFGLRRKEAVMLRPHLSTVPFETTGLPPEEREADHYLRIKAGAKGGRLRFVPLDTEQRIAALKFAQAVVQGVDSHLGDPRHSLKRNLRRFDYVMDKFGITADGLGATAHGLRHEAMIDHYTNKAGGEPPVRGGGDVPRAEDATARLSAARLAGHNRARASGAYLGGLLARKAVPSAQLQTEAPDTSGDEDFLEGR; translated from the coding sequence ATGTCAACTTCTACTTTCACCAACACTTCCCGCTTGCGTCGCCGGGTCCAAGGCGCCACTGGCTCGGGCCCAACCACTCACCAGCCGGCACGTCGCCAAGAGTGGGCCTCTCTCTCACCCGCCGAGATACTGGCCCACTATCGTCCGGGCAAAGCGGACCCCTTACAGGTACTCAACGTCCTGCTGGAGTTGTTCAACACGCAGCACACCGCCCTCGACAAGACGGTCTCCCACAAAACGCGGCAGGAACGTGCCGACTTCCTGCGACGATTCTTCCGCGATCTCAAGTTGAAGGCCAATTTCGCCACCATGCCTGATCCCCGCAATCTCGGTGATCGGCACATCCGGGCAATTGTTGCCGTGTGGCGCGAGGAGAAACTCGCTCCGTCGACGATCCAGACCTACCTGAGTTTTTTGCGAGGACTGGCGCTATGGATAGGCAAGCCTGGTTTTATCCATCCTCCAGCCTACTACGGCCTCACACTCAGGGAATACCAGCGCGACGAAAACGCCCAGCGTGACAAGAGCTGGACGGCTGCCGGCATCGACATCGATACCGTGATTGAACAGACCATAGCATTCGACCGCTACGTCGGCGCGTCCTTGGGTTTGATCCGGGTGTTCGGCCTGCGCCGCAAGGAAGCGGTGATGCTTCGCCCGCACTTATCCACTGTGCCGTTCGAAACCACAGGCCTGCCACCCGAGGAAAGAGAGGCCGACCACTATCTGCGGATCAAGGCAGGTGCGAAAGGAGGACGACTGCGTTTTGTGCCACTGGATACCGAGCAACGGATTGCTGCTCTGAAGTTTGCACAGGCTGTCGTTCAGGGAGTGGATTCGCACCTGGGGGATCCCCGCCACAGCCTGAAACGCAACCTGCGGCGCTTCGATTACGTGATGGACAAGTTCGGCATCACGGCAGATGGACTGGGTGCCACCGCGCACGGGCTGCGCCATGAAGCGATGATCGATCACTACACGAACAAGGCTGGCGGGGAACCTCCGGTACGAGGTGGCGGTGATGTGCCGCGCGCGGAAGATGCGACGGCAAGACTCTCGGCCGCGCGGCTGGCCGGACACAACCGGGCCAGGGCATCGGGAGCTTATTTGGGTGGGCTGCTCGCCCGGAAGGCGGTGCCAAGTGCACAACTGCAAACGGAGGCACCGGACACATCCGGCGATGAGGATTTTCTCGAAGGGCGTTGA
- a CDS encoding RES family NAD+ phosphorylase — MTCRSPYLQLDPLFEDWPAGEVIHVIHDTAYPPESFNPGVDGAGGLRNPARFAPIRDLHGRVVPYLYGGSTLDCAIFETVFHNVPIDAPVKFVDLDDFAERGHGQLVFRRSLRLVDLTTDGLHRLTVPNAELIASPARDYPDTTRWAEAIHRQCADVDGLVWMSRQRDRDRAVVLFGDRVGTVFTGTRIGLPLRLNNALRQAIVAAALRAGIEAD; from the coding sequence GTGACATGCCGTTCCCCGTACCTGCAGCTTGATCCCCTCTTTGAGGACTGGCCGGCCGGTGAGGTGATTCATGTGATCCATGACACGGCCTATCCACCAGAGAGCTTCAATCCGGGCGTGGACGGGGCGGGGGGGCTCCGCAACCCGGCCCGGTTCGCACCCATTCGCGACCTGCACGGCAGGGTAGTGCCCTACCTTTACGGTGGATCGACTCTTGACTGCGCGATTTTCGAGACGGTATTCCACAACGTGCCGATCGACGCTCCGGTCAAGTTTGTCGATCTCGACGATTTCGCCGAACGTGGACACGGTCAACTGGTTTTCCGGAGGTCTCTGCGTCTCGTCGACCTGACGACCGATGGCTTGCATCGTCTCACGGTACCCAACGCGGAGCTGATTGCGAGCCCAGCCCGAGATTATCCGGATACGACACGTTGGGCCGAGGCGATTCATCGCCAATGTGCCGATGTGGACGGCCTGGTCTGGATGTCGCGCCAACGGGATCGGGATCGCGCCGTCGTACTGTTCGGTGACCGCGTGGGGACGGTGTTCACGGGAACACGGATTGGTCTTCCGTTGCGGCTCAACAACGCGCTTCGGCAGGCTATTGTGGCGGCGGCCTTGCGTGCTGGAATCGAGGCCGACTGA
- a CDS encoding integration host factor subunit alpha: protein MTLTKADLAELLVDGVGLNHREAKEMVEGFFKEISDCLERHEEVKLAGFGVFNTRRKAARPGRNPKTGEETPISARRVVTFHPSGSLKDSVEASPHLSLDEAKAA from the coding sequence ATGACCCTCACCAAAGCAGACCTCGCTGAACTACTCGTCGACGGCGTTGGCCTCAACCACCGGGAGGCCAAGGAGATGGTTGAGGGATTTTTCAAAGAGATCTCGGATTGCCTGGAGCGTCATGAAGAAGTGAAACTCGCCGGCTTCGGCGTATTCAATACTCGTAGAAAAGCCGCGCGGCCAGGGCGCAACCCCAAAACGGGGGAAGAAACACCCATCTCCGCTCGTCGCGTCGTGACCTTTCATCCCAGTGGTAGCCTCAAAGACTCAGTGGAGGCCAGTCCTCATCTATCCCTCGATGAAGCGAAAGCTGCCTGA
- a CDS encoding GGDEF/EAL domain-containing response regulator, whose product MNAITALYELARVPAIRSQQNILIVDDEPRFRLAYKELLAGEQRSISEASTGQEAIAKLKEGKTDLVILDLRLPDISGFEIMEWMTSHKIDTSVIVFSADKSINSAIHALRHRAFEFLRKDCDPNDMILAVDRALANRHRDQELAVVSTQLQHSEQLHRFLVEQSPDLIFTLDREGRFTFINGRVSSLLGYAPEELVGQNYTRIVDPRDHEHVQYAFNERRVGERATSNLEVRFKRKPAMPRAGGGPVMTAILSSQGVYEGAPSLSSDAFLGTSGVARDISERKKAEETITFQAFHDLLTKLPNRILFVDRLEMAIAQASRRKEKLAVMFLDIDRFKLVNDSYGHQIGDQLLRKFAARVRSCLRTGDTLARQGGDEFTALLPNISNNEDVHVVAEKILAELRKPFVLGETQFLATTSIGIAVYPDNSTSAEDLIRCADMAMYKVKDQGKNGALAFQPDMHTAHLDRLSLENDLRKAVKEGNQFELHYQPQINAALGKIVGVEALIRWHHPSAGMISPDLFIPIAEETGLIITISDWVLREACAQLAYLKEQGFGDLRLGVNLSAREFDRIDLLERIRLPLDEFRIAPESLEIEITESLLMKDAENIVARVKHLRSTGVHISIDDFGTRYSSLNYLRRFSVSRIKIDQSFVRDLRTSHDSFAIIQAIVGIAKNFNLHVIVEGVETEQQVAILRQLGCNEMQGYFFSRPLPSRQLIEFLRSDMRLMVQSIT is encoded by the coding sequence ATGAACGCCATCACCGCACTGTATGAGTTGGCCAGGGTTCCCGCTATTCGGTCGCAGCAGAATATTCTGATCGTCGACGATGAGCCGCGCTTTCGGCTCGCCTACAAGGAATTGCTGGCCGGCGAGCAGCGCTCAATTAGCGAAGCCAGCACCGGGCAGGAGGCCATTGCCAAGCTCAAGGAAGGCAAGACAGACCTAGTCATCCTCGATTTGCGGCTGCCGGACATCTCGGGCTTCGAGATCATGGAGTGGATGACCTCGCACAAGATCGACACATCGGTCATCGTTTTCAGTGCGGACAAGTCGATCAACTCGGCGATTCACGCGCTGCGCCACCGGGCCTTCGAATTCCTGCGCAAGGATTGCGATCCGAACGACATGATCCTGGCCGTTGACCGCGCCCTGGCCAATCGACACCGCGACCAGGAACTCGCTGTCGTCTCGACCCAGCTCCAGCATTCCGAGCAATTGCACCGCTTCCTCGTCGAGCAGTCGCCCGACCTGATCTTTACGCTTGATCGCGAAGGCCGATTCACCTTCATCAACGGGCGCGTCAGCAGCTTGCTGGGCTATGCACCGGAAGAACTGGTCGGGCAAAACTACACCCGGATCGTCGATCCACGCGACCACGAGCATGTCCAATACGCCTTCAACGAAAGGCGAGTCGGCGAACGCGCGACGAGCAATCTTGAAGTGCGCTTCAAACGCAAGCCCGCCATGCCGCGCGCTGGCGGCGGGCCGGTCATGACAGCCATCCTGAGCTCACAGGGCGTCTATGAAGGTGCACCGAGCCTATCGTCAGATGCGTTCCTCGGCACCTCAGGCGTGGCGCGCGACATTTCGGAACGCAAGAAAGCCGAAGAAACGATCACCTTCCAGGCATTTCATGACCTGCTGACCAAGCTGCCCAATCGAATACTGTTTGTCGATCGCCTCGAGATGGCCATTGCACAGGCATCACGGCGCAAAGAGAAACTCGCGGTCATGTTTCTGGACATCGATCGATTCAAGCTGGTCAACGACAGCTATGGTCACCAGATCGGTGATCAACTGCTCCGAAAATTTGCCGCGCGCGTCCGCAGTTGTTTGCGCACAGGTGACACCCTGGCGCGGCAGGGTGGTGACGAATTTACGGCCTTGCTGCCCAACATCAGCAATAACGAAGACGTCCACGTCGTTGCCGAGAAAATTCTCGCCGAACTGCGCAAACCGTTCGTGCTGGGCGAAACCCAGTTTTTGGCGACGACCAGTATTGGCATCGCCGTCTACCCTGACAACAGCACCAGTGCCGAAGATCTGATTCGCTGCGCCGACATGGCAATGTACAAAGTGAAGGATCAGGGGAAAAACGGCGCTCTGGCTTTCCAGCCGGATATGCACACGGCTCACCTCGATCGCCTGTCACTGGAAAACGACCTGCGCAAAGCGGTCAAGGAAGGCAATCAGTTCGAATTGCACTACCAGCCGCAAATCAATGCAGCACTGGGCAAGATTGTCGGGGTTGAGGCCCTGATTCGCTGGCACCATCCGAGCGCCGGCATGATCAGCCCGGATCTCTTCATTCCCATCGCCGAAGAGACGGGACTGATCATCACCATCAGCGACTGGGTGCTGCGCGAAGCCTGTGCCCAGTTGGCGTACCTCAAGGAGCAAGGATTCGGCGACCTCCGACTGGGCGTCAATCTTTCGGCCCGGGAATTCGACCGCATCGACCTCCTCGAGCGAATTCGCCTCCCCCTCGACGAATTCCGTATCGCGCCCGAATCGCTCGAGATCGAAATTACCGAAAGCCTGCTCATGAAGGACGCCGAGAACATCGTGGCGCGCGTCAAACATCTGCGCAGCACCGGCGTCCATATTTCGATCGACGATTTCGGCACCCGCTATTCGTCGCTCAATTACCTGCGCCGCTTTTCGGTCAGCCGGATCAAGATCGACCAGTCATTCGTGCGCGACCTGAGAACCTCTCACGACTCGTTCGCCATCATTCAGGCGATTGTCGGGATTGCCAAAAACTTCAATCTGCATGTGATCGTCGAAGGCGTCGAAACCGAGCAGCAGGTCGCCATCCTCCGGCAACTTGGCTGCAACGAAATGCAGGGCTATTTCTTCAGCCGGCCCCTGCCGTCCCGGCAGTTGATCGAGTTTTTGAGGTCGGATATGCGGCTGATGGTTCAGTCAATAACCTAG
- a CDS encoding HDOD domain-containing protein has product MRTVEDEQATMGELATIVEQDPGLASRILSVANSPALRRGKELKNLETCLIALGTRLVRSLATCLSIQRLFDRNPNLDKFDVADYWSHSLLVGEIARGVAELAEYPHPDEAYLSGLLHDIGELILLSAIGEPYQRFLVNSTETPRLQTEESQLFGTTHADVGGWLIDRWGLDSVLADSVAFHHASAAQIVTATTLPQIVWIAQALSTTTESTPELGMVVNRSSPKLEMSALLAVRERAVQRARQIAEALGISIADDFPKRSMVPSAPTPRLSDLANAAEEDIAAMVGGMAMLQPLQQDLFQLGSDTEVLLALRESARILFDLPKVAILLANEKGDALSGEKVGAQPELFRQLSIPLISSRSLAAAAVIGRQVRTTFDQTEPLALLDLQLARALSADGLLCIPMLARNRVIGVMLCGLSEKQYGRLQRRVPWLANFGKIAAISLDAVFEAAQHRQQVEAELTQQFTRQARQIVHEAGNPLGIIKSYLSILERKLPEDGVRQELAVLTEEIDRVANIVGHMTQSIKTTADTRSIDLVSVLNDFLVLYADTLFNAKGIRVETALPQLELLVPVNRDNLKQIVLNLWKNASEALGEGKLIKISVSDNIIHDGVSYVQLRVDDNGPGMSEETIQAIYRPKPITDTAQRGIGLSVVGSLAKREGILITCRSQIGAGTSIALLIPKNRTPASGQ; this is encoded by the coding sequence ATGCGGACCGTCGAAGACGAACAGGCAACGATGGGCGAACTGGCGACCATCGTCGAACAAGACCCCGGCCTGGCCAGCCGCATACTGAGTGTCGCCAACTCGCCCGCGCTGCGCCGGGGCAAAGAACTCAAGAATCTGGAAACCTGCCTGATCGCGCTCGGAACACGCCTCGTTCGTTCTCTGGCGACCTGCCTTTCCATCCAGCGGCTTTTTGACCGCAATCCCAACCTCGACAAATTCGATGTCGCCGACTATTGGAGCCATTCGCTGCTGGTCGGTGAAATTGCCCGCGGCGTCGCCGAGCTGGCGGAATATCCGCATCCTGACGAAGCCTATCTGTCGGGGCTGTTGCACGATATCGGCGAACTGATCCTGCTCTCGGCGATTGGCGAGCCGTATCAGCGTTTTTTGGTCAATTCGACCGAAACCCCCAGGCTCCAGACCGAGGAATCCCAACTGTTCGGGACGACACATGCCGACGTGGGCGGCTGGCTGATCGACCGCTGGGGGCTGGACTCCGTGCTGGCCGATAGCGTGGCTTTCCATCATGCCTCGGCGGCACAGATCGTCACGGCAACCACCCTGCCGCAGATAGTCTGGATCGCCCAGGCGTTAAGCACCACCACGGAGAGCACGCCTGAATTGGGCATGGTCGTTAATCGCAGCAGCCCCAAACTGGAAATGTCAGCACTGCTGGCGGTTCGGGAACGTGCGGTCCAGCGCGCCCGTCAGATTGCCGAAGCATTGGGAATCAGCATTGCCGACGATTTTCCCAAACGCAGCATGGTGCCATCGGCGCCGACACCTCGTTTGTCCGATCTGGCAAACGCGGCCGAGGAGGATATTGCCGCGATGGTCGGCGGCATGGCGATGTTGCAGCCTTTGCAACAGGATTTGTTCCAGCTCGGCAGCGACACCGAAGTCCTGCTCGCCTTGCGGGAATCCGCCCGCATCCTGTTTGATCTCCCGAAAGTCGCCATCCTGCTCGCCAATGAGAAAGGCGACGCGCTGTCCGGCGAAAAAGTTGGCGCCCAGCCGGAACTGTTCCGACAACTTTCCATCCCACTGATCTCTTCCCGCTCGCTGGCCGCAGCAGCCGTCATTGGACGCCAGGTTCGAACAACATTTGATCAGACTGAACCTCTCGCCTTGCTTGACCTGCAACTCGCCCGTGCCCTGTCTGCCGACGGTCTGCTCTGCATCCCCATGCTGGCGCGCAATCGCGTCATCGGCGTGATGCTTTGCGGCCTCTCCGAAAAGCAGTACGGTCGCCTGCAGCGCCGCGTTCCCTGGCTGGCCAATTTCGGCAAGATCGCGGCGATCAGCCTCGATGCCGTATTTGAAGCAGCGCAGCACCGCCAGCAGGTCGAAGCCGAACTGACCCAGCAATTTACCCGTCAGGCCCGGCAGATAGTCCATGAGGCCGGCAACCCGCTGGGCATCATCAAGAGCTATCTGAGCATTCTCGAACGCAAGCTGCCGGAGGATGGCGTTCGCCAGGAGCTGGCGGTACTGACCGAGGAAATTGATCGCGTCGCCAACATCGTCGGCCACATGACGCAATCGATCAAAACCACCGCGGATACCCGAAGCATCGATCTCGTCAGCGTCCTCAACGATTTTCTCGTGCTCTATGCCGACACCTTGTTCAACGCCAAGGGAATACGCGTCGAAACGGCGCTACCCCAGCTTGAGCTACTCGTCCCGGTCAATCGCGACAACCTCAAACAGATCGTCCTCAACCTCTGGAAAAACGCGTCGGAGGCCCTGGGCGAGGGCAAGCTCATCAAGATTTCGGTCAGCGATAACATCATCCATGACGGCGTCAGCTATGTGCAGTTGCGGGTCGATGACAATGGCCCGGGGATGTCCGAGGAAACCATACAGGCGATCTACCGACCGAAGCCGATAACTGACACCGCGCAACGCGGCATTGGCCTGTCCGTCGTCGGCAGTCTGGCCAAAAGGGAAGGAATACTCATCACCTGCCGCAGCCAGATCGGCGCCGGCACGAGCATTGCACTGCTGATCCCCAAGAACCGAACACCTGCCTCGGGACAATAG
- a CDS encoding putative bifunctional diguanylate cyclase/phosphodiesterase, whose product MRQKVLERFTALFENQTRTRLFAASVTELTQSTHAELLAGLKESIARVTSAKLEQAERDEITTSLKQAVARCSRLDKTLDLLIGERRRQWQRNANDLQQVMLEFNRMTKDLAGTLIEKDLLERQSRVLETIVLSHEKVTQWKAFVQEVLLGFHAFFPFDVFFIAFAEDNVLSLYIYYMGDYPEEVKRRARDNLARDMIGHLSLPADVPLDIEEFQVINKKGRAHADIENIQMITVPVPDLDTSNLAGLLGIAYASTDGLTAQESSVIHSILAVMVMVVGSSKALSRTLSELEYYSTHDPLTGLHNRRYFNDILDYEIGRSERHQHEFSILMLDLDDFKDVNDTYGHPCGDSVLRQVAETMHSVMRKGDLATRIGGDEFAIILVETGIDGAMIVAEKLRTELRQMTFEGEDGKYFHITTSIGAVSYPGDAKSISDLMAGVDLGLYRAKELGKDAIGTLESVKDRLHASRLNRDYAETLRASLREGRVIPYYQTIFDCKTGEPFAYETLARIKEADGKVLSAGAFIETIEKYGLGRELDRAIIEQALVAARVQLDEKKPPFRLFINLSAQEIQGRGILGYAEQLCAELEIPPSIIVFEILERDAISDMTHMRKFLGDLRKKGFLFALDDFGSGYNSFHYLRELSFDYVKIDGAFVKNIVKSKIDSTLVRNLTRLCQELGILTIAEFVESEEILLALQGMGVDYAQGFHLGIPAARMP is encoded by the coding sequence ATGCGGCAAAAGGTCCTCGAGCGGTTCACCGCATTATTCGAGAACCAGACCAGAACCCGTCTGTTTGCCGCGAGCGTTACCGAATTAACCCAGAGCACCCATGCCGAACTTCTTGCCGGGCTCAAAGAGTCCATTGCGCGGGTTACCTCGGCAAAACTGGAGCAAGCAGAGCGGGACGAGATCACGACCAGCCTCAAGCAGGCCGTGGCCCGCTGTAGTCGGCTCGACAAGACGTTGGACCTTTTGATTGGGGAGCGGCGGCGACAGTGGCAGCGTAATGCAAATGATCTTCAGCAGGTCATGCTTGAGTTCAACCGGATGACCAAGGATCTGGCCGGCACCTTGATCGAGAAAGACCTTCTCGAACGCCAAAGCCGGGTTCTCGAAACCATCGTCCTCTCCCACGAAAAAGTCACCCAGTGGAAAGCCTTTGTCCAGGAGGTTTTGCTGGGATTTCATGCCTTCTTTCCGTTCGATGTTTTCTTTATTGCCTTTGCCGAAGACAACGTCCTGTCGCTTTACATCTACTACATGGGCGATTATCCGGAGGAGGTAAAGAGGCGCGCACGGGATAATCTGGCGCGGGACATGATCGGACACCTGAGCCTGCCGGCCGACGTGCCTTTGGATATTGAAGAGTTTCAGGTCATCAATAAAAAGGGCAGGGCTCATGCGGATATCGAGAATATCCAAATGATCACGGTGCCTGTTCCCGACCTCGATACCTCCAATCTGGCCGGTCTCCTAGGGATCGCCTATGCGTCAACCGATGGCCTGACCGCTCAGGAAAGCAGTGTCATTCATTCGATTCTGGCGGTGATGGTGATGGTGGTGGGGTCGAGTAAGGCGCTCAGCCGAACACTTTCCGAACTTGAATACTATTCGACGCATGACCCGCTTACCGGTCTGCATAATCGGCGTTACTTCAATGACATTCTTGATTATGAAATAGGCCGTTCGGAGCGGCATCAACACGAATTTTCCATTCTCATGCTGGATCTGGACGACTTCAAGGATGTCAATGACACTTATGGTCACCCGTGTGGCGACAGCGTCTTGCGGCAGGTCGCAGAGACCATGCATTCGGTCATGCGCAAAGGAGATTTGGCAACTCGCATCGGCGGCGATGAGTTCGCGATTATTCTGGTCGAGACGGGTATCGACGGGGCGATGATCGTTGCCGAAAAGCTCAGAACTGAATTGCGGCAGATGACCTTTGAGGGGGAGGACGGCAAGTATTTTCACATCACCACCTCGATTGGTGCCGTCAGCTATCCGGGCGACGCCAAGAGCATTTCCGACCTGATGGCGGGTGTTGATCTCGGCCTCTATCGCGCCAAGGAGCTAGGGAAGGATGCGATCGGGACGCTGGAGTCGGTCAAAGACCGCCTACATGCCAGTCGGTTGAATCGTGACTATGCGGAAACGCTTCGCGCGTCGCTGCGGGAGGGGCGTGTGATTCCGTACTACCAGACTATTTTCGATTGCAAGACAGGCGAGCCGTTTGCTTATGAGACTCTAGCCCGGATCAAGGAAGCTGACGGAAAAGTCCTCTCTGCCGGGGCGTTTATCGAGACGATTGAAAAGTATGGCTTGGGTCGGGAACTTGATCGCGCCATCATCGAACAGGCGTTGGTTGCAGCGCGTGTGCAGCTCGACGAAAAGAAGCCGCCATTTCGCCTGTTCATCAATCTCTCTGCCCAGGAAATCCAGGGGCGGGGCATTCTCGGGTATGCGGAGCAACTCTGTGCTGAACTGGAGATTCCGCCGAGCATTATCGTCTTTGAGATTCTCGAGCGTGATGCCATCAGTGACATGACTCACATGAGGAAATTCCTCGGTGACTTGCGGAAAAAAGGATTCCTGTTCGCGCTCGATGACTTCGGTAGTGGCTACAACTCTTTTCACTATCTGCGCGAGTTATCCTTCGATTACGTCAAGATCGATGGTGCGTTTGTGAAGAATATTGTCAAATCCAAGATCGACAGTACGCTGGTGCGCAACTTGACTCGCCTCTGCCAGGAGCTCGGTATTTTGACGATTGCGGAGTTCGTGGAGTCGGAAGAAATACTGCTGGCATTGCAGGGGATGGGCGTCGACTATGCGCAAGGTTTCCATCTGGGGATTCCTGCCGCAAGAATGCCTTGA
- a CDS encoding oxygen-binding di-iron domain-containing protein: MRNIPIYSSEQHKFILLNESEPGEEDGIRSNQYLIVHEDNGVLLDPGGFGVMPRVLSELLNYVSPDKLKAIMLSHQDPDIVGGIATWLEITDAPVYVSSIWLRFLPHYGVSSMQRFVGVPDEGMNCQLAAGFDLKLVPAHFLHSEGQINVYDPIAKVLFTGDIGAAMVPEGEDHPYVDDFAAHLPYIEGFHRRYMCSNRAARFWVEAVSQLDIDFIAPQHGPVYRGAAVPAFLKWFKNLECGVDLMVGAGRFQQGG; the protein is encoded by the coding sequence ATGCGAAATATTCCGATATACAGCTCCGAGCAGCACAAATTCATTCTCTTGAACGAGAGTGAGCCCGGCGAGGAGGATGGCATCCGCTCCAACCAGTATCTGATTGTTCACGAGGACAATGGGGTCTTGCTCGATCCAGGTGGCTTTGGTGTCATGCCGCGGGTCCTCTCGGAGCTGCTGAACTATGTCAGCCCCGACAAGCTGAAAGCGATCATGCTCTCGCATCAGGATCCGGATATCGTCGGCGGGATCGCGACCTGGCTCGAAATCACGGATGCACCTGTTTACGTGTCGAGTATCTGGTTGCGCTTTCTTCCCCATTACGGGGTTTCGTCCATGCAGCGTTTTGTTGGCGTGCCGGACGAAGGGATGAACTGCCAGTTGGCAGCGGGTTTCGATCTGAAGTTGGTGCCAGCCCATTTCCTGCATTCGGAAGGCCAGATCAATGTCTATGATCCGATCGCCAAGGTTTTGTTTACTGGCGATATCGGTGCTGCCATGGTGCCGGAGGGCGAAGATCATCCCTACGTGGATGATTTTGCTGCCCATTTGCCTTATATCGAAGGGTTTCACCGTCGTTACATGTGCTCTAACCGGGCGGCTCGATTCTGGGTCGAGGCTGTTTCCCAATTGGATATCGACTTTATTGCCCCGCAGCATGGCCCTGTTTATCGTGGCGCCGCTGTTCCTGCATTCCTGAAGTGGTTCAAAAATCTGGAGTGCGGCGTCGACCTGATGGTGGGGGCCGGTCGATTCCAGCAGGGGGGTTGA